A region from the Aegilops tauschii subsp. strangulata cultivar AL8/78 chromosome 5, Aet v6.0, whole genome shotgun sequence genome encodes:
- the LOC109751395 gene encoding beta-1,3-galactosyltransferase pvg3-like: MTPHHRKLHVPVPSLATATLLLLPLALLAAVLVAVYHNEFALQSYLARPTCPSNDSDTSLTGRHVDVRVAPDFRLLIGVLTLPGLYERRHLMRTVYALQQPNLTAHVDVRFVFCRLASEEQRVLVALEAMQHGDVVELDCPENMDNGKTHAYLSSVPALFGDRAYDFVMKTDDDTFLRLPQLVESLNRAPREDLYYGCMVPCDVVRAQENEYMSGMGYVISWDLVEWIVAAADQIRNHTVGPEDRLVSSWFRGAGKGKNRVDTKPAMYGFPDRADHCAHELVPDTIAVHKLKNNGRWATTLKYFNFTAGLQSSKFYRMD; the protein is encoded by the coding sequence ATGACGCCGCACCACAGGAAGCTTCACGTCCCGGTGCCATCTTTGGCCACAGCGACGCTCCTCCTGCTTCCCCTCGCGCTCCTCGCCGCCGTGCTCGTCGCCGTATACCACAACGAGTTCGCCCTGCAGTCATATCTGGCCCGCCCCACCTGCCCGAGCAACGACAGCGACACCAGCCTCACGGGGCGGCACGTCGACGTGCGGGTGGCCCCGGATTTCCGGCTGCTCATCGGCGTGCTGACGCTCCCGGGCCTGTACGAACGGCGGCACCTGATGCGCACGGTGTACGCGCTCCAGCAGCCGAACCTGACGGCGCACGTCGACGTCCGGTTCGTCTTCTGCCGGCTGGCATCGGAGGAGCAGCGCGTGCTCGTGGCGCTGGAGGCGATGCAGCACGGGGACGTGGTGGAGCTGGACTGCCCGGAGAACATGGACAACGGCAAGACGCACGCCTACCTCTCCAGCGTCCCGGCGCTCTTCGGCGACCGGGCGTACGACTTCGTGATGAAGACCGACGACGACACCTTCCTCCGCCTGCCGCAGCTGGTGGAGTCGCTGAACCGGGCGCCCAGGGAGGACCTCTACTACGGGTGCATGGTGCCGTGCGACGTGGTCCGCGCGCAGGAGAACGAGTACATGTCCGGCATGGGGTATGTCATCTCGTGGGACCTCGTGGAGTGGATCGTGGCGGCGGCGGATCAGATCAGGAACCACACAGTCGGGCCGGAGGACAGGCTGGTCTCCTCGTGGTTCAGAGGTGCCGGGAAGGGCAAGAACCGGGTGGACACGAAGCCGGCCATGTACGGCTTTCCGGATCGCGCGGACCATTGCGCGCACGAGCTCGTGCCGGACACCATCGCCGTGCACAAGCTCAAGAACAACGGGAGGTGGGCGACAACGCTCAAATACTTCAACTTCACCGCGGGGCTCCAGTCGTCCAAGTTCTACCGCATGGATTGA
- the LOC109751396 gene encoding uncharacterized protein → MTTTAGCTGQNRSDWRCRQRNHQALHAATADPKVDGAPPPPPEQGWLPRPQPAPPPTPPRCSHQSDRACLHMDRAPHNLKDAGEREATVATRELRSTLSQHEANPKVIPPHFTQRQEAYTVAVHGAECFRCTSRCVVLLCISTGLTPCKPCSEIAEWRTPFAMKSQHRKLPTPAPSVSTATLLLLPLALLAAVLMVVYPNEFALQSSLAGAGCPDGASGISVAAHHVVAQVAPDFRLLMGVLTLPSRYERRHLLRTVYALQQPNLTARVDVRFFFCRIESVEQRLLVALEAMRYGDVVELDCPENMDNGKTHSYFSSVPALFGAGAYDFVMKTDDDTFFRLPQLAESLGRAPREDLYYGCMVPCDYVRGWNEYMSGMGYVISWDLVEWIVAAADQIRNHTVGPEDRTLYSWFSGAGKAKNRMDVKPAMYDFPQRGAPCAHELVPDTIAVHRLKNNFRWSTTLKYFNFTAGLEPSKFYRVV, encoded by the exons ATGACCACCACCGCTGGCTGCACCGGCCAGAACAGATCTGACTGGAGGTGCCGCCAACGCAACCACCAGGCCCTCCACGCCGCCACCGCCGATCCAAAGGTAGATggcgcgccgccaccgccgcccgaacaGGGCTGGTTGCCGCGCCCGCAGCCCGCACCGCCTCCGACGCCGCCGCGCTGCAGCCATCAATCTGATCGGGCGTGCCTCCATATGGATCGGGCCCCGCACAACCTCAAAGACGCGGGAGAGAG GGAAGCCACCGTTGCCACGCGCGAGCTAAGGTCGACTTTGAGCCAACACGAAGCAAATCCCAAGGTCATACCTCCACACTTCACGCAAAGACAGGAGGCGTACACCGTCGCCGTTCACGGGGCAGAATGCTTCCGCTGCACCTCTCGCTGCGTCGTGCTCCTCTGCATATCAACTGGTCTTACACCGTGCAAGCCCTGCTCAGAAATCGCAGAGTGGCGCACACCGTTCGCAATGAAATCGCAGCACAGGAAGCTCCCCACCCCGGCGCCATCCGTCTCGACGGCAACGCTCCTCCTGCTCCCCCTCGCGCTCCTCGCTGCCGTGCTCATGGTCGTGTACCCCAACGAGTTCGCCCTTCAGTCGTCGCTGGCCGGCGCCGGCTGCCCTGATGGCGCCAGCGGCATCAGCGTCGCGGCGCACCACGTCGTGGCGCAGGTGGCCCCGGACTTCCGGCTGCTCATGGGCGTGCTGACCCTGCCGAGCCGGTACGAGCGGCGGCACCTGCTCCGCACGGTGTACGCGCTCCAGCAGCCGAACCTGACGGCGCGCGTCGACGTCCGCTTCTTCTTCTGCCGGATCGAGTCGGTGGAGCAGCGCCTGCTGGTGGCGCTGGAGGCGATGCGGTACGGCGACGTGGTGGAGCTGGACTGCCCGGAGAACATGGACAACGGCAAGACGCACTCCTACTTCTCCAGCGTCCCGGCGCTCTTCGGCGCCGGGGCGTACGACTTCGTGATGAAGACCGACGACGACACCTTCTTCCGGCTGCCGCAGCTGGCGGAGTCGCTGGGCCGCGCGCCGAGGGAGGACCTCTACTACGGCTGCATGGTGCCGTGCGACTACGTGCGCGGCTGGAACGAGTACATGTCCGGCATGGGGTACGTCATCTCGTGGGACCTCGTGGAGTGGATcgtggcggcggcggaccagATCAGGAACCACACGGTCGGGCCGGAGGACAGGACGCTCTACTCCTGGTTCAGCGGCGCCGGGAAGGCCAAGAACCGGATGGACGTGAAGCCGGCCATGTACGACTTCCCGCAGCGAGGCGCCCCCTGCGCGCACGAGCTCGTGCCGGACACCATCGCCGTGCACCGGCTCAAGAACAACTTCAGGTGGTCCACCACGCTCAAGTACTTCAACTTCACCGCCGGGCTAGAGCCCTCCAAGTTCTATCGCGTTGTTTGA